One stretch of Acidobacteriota bacterium DNA includes these proteins:
- the rimO gene encoding 30S ribosomal protein S12 methylthiotransferase RimO, which yields MKIGFVSLGCPKNLVDSEVMIGLVQQAGHEVTPDAETADVLVVNTCAFIDSAKQESVDAILEMAELKRTGRCRRLVVTGCLAERYRDDLQAQIGEIDAVLGTGEVPDIVRAIASTAPTRPGAMPVTLYRSTSFAGSNSLRQGYGGPPKRGAKAEDPASIRTVTPSGPKAGLEPGDPRGDPESRIPSPESRIPSPEPRVPRRSRPAGRVAKAGIPSPEPRIPTPSYLYDADTPRTLVTPPHYAYVKVAEGCDYTCSFCIIPTLRGHYRSRTVESIVTEARRLADRGVRELILISQDTTFYGVDRGERGALARLLRELNQVDGLEWIRLLYLYPTTIHNDVLDAMADCEKVCRYIDLPLQHAAAGVLKRMKRPGTGSSYRRLLDRIRTRIPDVALRTTLIVGFPGETPDEFEELKSFVADVQFDHLGVFTYSHEEGTTAFALKDNVPARVKAARRNALMALQKRLVQKAQRRRVGQQVRVLVDGPAPDHDLVLRGRLASQAPDIDSCVYLTDIDPNDYRPGQFVDGIVVGAHHYDLVVRPASM from the coding sequence ATGAAGATAGGTTTCGTGTCTCTCGGCTGCCCGAAGAATCTCGTCGACTCCGAGGTAATGATAGGCCTCGTCCAGCAGGCGGGCCATGAGGTCACGCCGGATGCCGAGACCGCCGACGTGCTGGTGGTCAACACCTGCGCGTTTATCGACTCGGCCAAGCAGGAATCGGTCGACGCGATTCTGGAGATGGCCGAACTGAAGCGGACGGGCCGCTGCCGGCGGCTCGTCGTCACCGGCTGCCTGGCGGAGCGCTACCGCGACGACCTGCAGGCGCAAATCGGTGAAATCGATGCCGTGCTCGGCACCGGAGAGGTACCGGATATCGTCCGGGCGATTGCATCCACGGCGCCAACCCGGCCGGGTGCGATGCCCGTCACGCTGTACCGAAGCACCTCGTTCGCCGGGTCTAACAGCCTCCGCCAAGGCTACGGCGGTCCGCCGAAGCGTGGCGCGAAGGCGGAAGACCCGGCCTCCATACGGACTGTCACGCCGTCAGGACCGAAGGCCGGGCTGGAGCCCGGCGATCCCAGGGGAGATCCCGAATCCCGAATCCCGAGTCCCGAATCCCGAATCCCGAGTCCCGAACCCCGCGTGCCACGCCGAAGCAGGCCGGCAGGCCGCGTGGCGAAGGCGGGAATCCCGAGTCCCGAACCCCGAATCCCGACGCCCAGCTATCTCTACGACGCCGACACACCCCGCACGCTGGTGACGCCGCCACACTACGCGTACGTGAAGGTGGCCGAGGGGTGCGACTACACCTGCTCGTTCTGCATCATCCCCACGCTGCGTGGCCATTATCGGAGCCGGACCGTCGAGTCGATCGTGACCGAGGCGCGCCGGCTCGCCGACCGCGGCGTGCGGGAACTCATCCTGATTTCGCAGGACACGACCTTTTACGGTGTCGACCGGGGTGAGCGCGGTGCGCTTGCCCGGCTATTGCGCGAGCTGAACCAGGTCGACGGCCTCGAGTGGATTCGCCTCCTGTACCTCTACCCCACGACCATCCACAACGATGTGCTCGACGCGATGGCCGACTGCGAGAAAGTCTGCCGGTACATCGACCTGCCGTTGCAGCATGCCGCTGCTGGCGTCCTCAAACGCATGAAACGGCCGGGAACCGGCTCGTCGTACCGGCGACTTCTTGACCGCATCCGCACCCGGATCCCCGACGTGGCGCTCCGGACCACGCTCATCGTCGGCTTCCCGGGCGAGACACCAGACGAGTTCGAGGAACTGAAGTCGTTTGTCGCCGACGTCCAGTTCGATCATCTCGGCGTCTTCACGTATTCCCATGAGGAAGGCACAACGGCCTTTGCGCTGAAGGACAACGTGCCCGCCCGCGTCAAGGCGGCGCGCAGAAACGCGCTGATGGCCCTCCAGAAGCGCCTGGTCCAGAAGGCGCAACGACGCCGTGTCGGCCAGCAGGTCAGGGTACTGGTGGATGGCCCGGCTCCCGATCACGATCTCGTCCTGCGCGGGCGGCTGGCCAGCCAGGCTCCCGACATCGATTCGTGTGTCTACCTCACGGATATCGACCCGAACGACTACCGTCCCGGGCAATTCGTCGACGGCATCGTGGTCGGGGCGCATCACTACGACCTGGTGGTCCGGCCCGCCTCGATGTGA
- the asnS gene encoding asparagine--tRNA ligase: MKHEGTVAYIEDIARYDGQQVVIRGWLHNRRSSGKIHFLTIRDGSGFIQGVMSKASVDEATFLAADHLTQETSLIVSGKVRADKRAPGGYELDLSTLEIIGASAEYPITPKEHGVDFLMDRRHLWIRAERQHAILRVRAEVIAAVRSFFDDRGFILADTPIFTPAACEGTTTLFPVQYFDDTTAYLTQSGQLYNEANVMALGRVYCFGPTFRAEKSKTRRHLTEFWMVEPEVAFATLDDVIDLAEDLVISVVGRVLDRRRLELTKLERDLSKLELVRKPFPRISYDDAVKMLNETGQPFEWGGDFGAPDETILANSFDRPVAVHRYPSQVKAFYMEPDPQRPEVALCVDVLAPEGYGEIIGGSQRIADYDLLLKRIHDHKLPPEAFQWYLDLRRFGTVPHGGFGMGIERVVSWICGLDHLREAIPYPRMINRLYP; this comes from the coding sequence ATGAAGCACGAAGGCACCGTTGCGTACATCGAGGACATTGCCCGGTACGACGGGCAGCAGGTCGTCATCCGCGGCTGGCTGCACAACCGCCGATCGAGCGGCAAGATCCACTTCCTCACCATCCGCGACGGGAGCGGCTTCATCCAGGGTGTCATGTCGAAGGCGTCGGTAGACGAGGCGACATTCCTGGCCGCCGATCACCTGACCCAGGAGACCTCACTCATCGTCTCCGGCAAAGTCCGCGCCGACAAGCGGGCGCCGGGCGGCTATGAACTCGACCTGTCGACGCTGGAGATCATCGGCGCCTCGGCCGAGTATCCCATCACGCCGAAGGAGCATGGCGTCGACTTCCTGATGGACCGGCGCCATCTCTGGATCCGCGCCGAGCGGCAGCACGCCATTCTGCGTGTGCGCGCCGAAGTGATTGCGGCCGTGCGGAGCTTTTTCGACGACCGTGGCTTCATCCTGGCCGACACACCCATCTTTACGCCAGCGGCCTGCGAAGGGACAACGACGCTCTTTCCGGTCCAGTACTTTGACGACACCACCGCGTATCTGACGCAGAGCGGACAGCTCTACAACGAAGCCAATGTGATGGCGCTCGGCCGCGTCTACTGTTTCGGCCCGACGTTCCGCGCCGAGAAATCCAAGACCCGCCGGCACCTGACCGAGTTCTGGATGGTCGAGCCCGAAGTCGCGTTCGCCACACTCGACGACGTCATCGACCTGGCCGAAGACCTCGTAATCTCCGTGGTCGGCCGGGTGCTGGATCGCCGGCGGCTCGAGCTGACGAAGCTCGAACGCGACCTCTCGAAGCTGGAACTGGTTCGCAAACCGTTCCCGCGCATCAGCTATGACGACGCCGTCAAGATGCTGAACGAGACGGGACAGCCGTTCGAGTGGGGCGGCGATTTCGGAGCGCCTGACGAGACAATTCTGGCCAACAGTTTTGATCGGCCCGTCGCGGTGCATCGCTATCCGTCCCAGGTGAAGGCGTTTTACATGGAGCCCGATCCGCAACGGCCCGAGGTCGCCCTGTGCGTCGACGTGCTCGCGCCGGAAGGCTATGGCGAGATTATTGGCGGCAGCCAGCGTATCGCGGATTACGACCTGCTGCTCAAGCGCATCCACGACCACAAGCTGCCGCCCGAAGCGTTCCAGTGGTACCTCGACCTGCGCCGCTTCGGCACGGTGCCTCATGGTGGGTTCGGGATGGGCATCGAGCGGGTCGTCAGCTGGATCTGCGGGCTCGATCACCTGCGCGAAGCCATCCCGTATCCGCGCATGATCAATCGGCTATACCCCTGA
- a CDS encoding S1 RNA-binding domain-containing protein, protein MSEPEEDFASMFEASFQATHFDKGQTIEGTIVAIGPEVAFVNVGGKGEAVIEIDELKNADGALEVAVGDRIQAMVVSTEGGLTLSRKLARGTATDRQLEDAFHAGLPVEGKVERAVKGGYEVRIARQRAFCPMSQIDTIRNAAPTEYEGHVYTFRIIEYKKGGRNLVVSRRALLEEEQRVSAAEIRRSIVVGAVLTGRVASVREFGAFVDLGAGVQGLLHVSEMGWSRVSDTSQVVKPGEEVTVKVLRVNDDGQKIALGLKQLTADPWSTVHERYEVGQVRTGRVTRLAEFGAFVELEPGIEALAHASTFAPSGRSDGWSRLVAVGTMGGFEILSIDLEKKRIGISLVQDWSAPAGADVDELREYSERQDVAPAEAFGSLAEKFRGVLKSREK, encoded by the coding sequence ATGAGCGAGCCCGAAGAAGATTTCGCCTCGATGTTCGAGGCTTCGTTCCAAGCGACGCACTTCGACAAGGGACAGACCATCGAGGGCACGATCGTCGCCATCGGCCCCGAGGTAGCGTTCGTCAACGTCGGCGGCAAGGGCGAGGCCGTCATCGAGATCGACGAACTGAAGAACGCCGATGGCGCTCTCGAGGTCGCTGTCGGCGACCGCATCCAGGCCATGGTGGTGTCGACCGAGGGAGGGCTCACGCTCTCCCGGAAGCTGGCGCGCGGGACCGCGACCGATCGGCAGCTCGAAGACGCGTTCCACGCCGGGCTTCCGGTCGAAGGCAAGGTCGAACGGGCGGTGAAGGGCGGATACGAGGTGCGAATCGCCCGCCAGCGCGCCTTCTGCCCGATGTCTCAGATCGACACCATCCGGAATGCGGCTCCGACGGAGTACGAAGGGCACGTCTACACATTCCGGATCATCGAATACAAGAAGGGTGGCAGGAACCTCGTGGTTTCGCGGCGCGCGCTTCTCGAGGAGGAGCAACGGGTGAGCGCCGCAGAAATCCGGCGATCGATCGTCGTCGGCGCGGTGTTGACCGGGCGCGTCGCCTCCGTGCGCGAGTTCGGCGCGTTCGTGGATCTTGGGGCCGGCGTGCAGGGCCTGCTCCACGTCTCCGAGATGGGATGGTCCCGTGTGTCGGATACGTCGCAGGTCGTCAAGCCGGGCGAGGAGGTCACCGTCAAAGTTCTGCGCGTCAATGACGACGGGCAGAAGATTGCCCTTGGGCTGAAGCAACTCACCGCCGATCCGTGGTCGACGGTCCACGAAAGGTACGAGGTGGGCCAGGTGCGCACCGGCCGTGTCACGCGCCTCGCGGAGTTCGGGGCGTTCGTCGAGTTGGAGCCGGGGATCGAGGCTTTGGCGCACGCCTCGACGTTTGCGCCGTCGGGGCGTTCGGACGGGTGGTCTCGCCTGGTGGCCGTGGGGACCATGGGGGGATTCGAGATCCTGAGCATCGATCTCGAGAAGAAGCGGATTGGCATCTCGCTCGTTCAGGACTGGTCGGCTCCGGCCGGCGCCGACGTAGATGAGTTGCGCGAGTACTCTGAGCGCCAGGATGTTGCCCCGGCGGAGGCGTTCGGGTCGCTTGCCGAAAAGTTCCGCGGCGTACTCAAGTCGCGGGAGAAATAG
- a CDS encoding DUF86 domain-containing protein, translated as MTPSRISASVVAERIAWIDAMLADIRRLPLDSIEAFEADPRTPAAAESYLRRALEALLDLGRHVLAKAFGQPAAEYRDIPRYLAEHGVIDEAGAVRWLKMAGYRNRMVHFYAEISRAELFDICATKQADIESAVGAIRAWMAAHPELVDTSL; from the coding sequence ATGACCCCCTCCCGCATCAGTGCCAGCGTCGTCGCCGAGCGAATTGCCTGGATCGACGCCATGCTGGCCGACATCCGTCGGTTGCCCCTCGATTCGATCGAGGCCTTCGAGGCGGATCCGCGAACCCCGGCTGCTGCGGAATCATACTTGCGGCGCGCGTTGGAAGCCCTGCTCGATCTTGGACGCCACGTGCTGGCCAAGGCCTTCGGGCAGCCCGCAGCCGAGTACCGGGACATCCCGCGCTACCTCGCCGAGCACGGTGTGATAGACGAAGCTGGCGCAGTGCGCTGGCTCAAGATGGCCGGTTATCGTAACCGGATGGTTCATTTCTATGCCGAGATCTCGCGAGCCGAGCTCTTCGACATTTGCGCGACCAAACAGGCCGACATCGAGTCGGCCGTCGGGGCGATCCGTGCCTGGATGGCTGCGCATCCTGAACTGGTCGACACGTCACTGTAG
- a CDS encoding nucleotidyltransferase domain-containing protein, whose amino-acid sequence MAMTPPPSRPRRESHGGTANAGKQVAAIATRFGIDVLYAFGSRAREALAHLVGSETFAAGGTSDLDLAALPEPGRIWSVDERVLMTAAFEDVFAAPRVDLIVLSEAPPFLALAAVSGELLFARDRVREANYQLYVLRRAGDLAHFERERRAHLLATMP is encoded by the coding sequence ATGGCTATGACGCCGCCGCCATCCCGCCCTCGCCGAGAAAGCCATGGCGGGACGGCGAATGCCGGTAAACAGGTCGCGGCGATAGCCACTCGGTTTGGTATCGACGTGCTGTACGCGTTCGGGAGTCGGGCGCGCGAGGCTCTTGCGCATCTGGTTGGCAGCGAGACGTTTGCCGCAGGCGGGACATCAGACCTGGACCTGGCCGCACTCCCCGAACCCGGGCGGATCTGGAGCGTTGACGAGCGGGTCTTGATGACTGCCGCATTTGAAGACGTGTTTGCCGCGCCGCGAGTCGACCTGATCGTGTTGTCCGAGGCGCCGCCGTTTCTGGCCCTTGCGGCGGTGTCGGGCGAACTCCTCTTCGCGCGCGATCGAGTGCGCGAAGCCAACTACCAGTTATATGTCTTGCGGCGCGCCGGTGATCTGGCGCATTTTGAGCGGGAGCGCCGGGCCCACCTGCTGGCGACCATGCCATGA
- a CDS encoding phosphotransferase, with protein MSTLTAAPDVPLPDQINAYLDRAGLAAAGARVLPLTGDASDRQYFRVIPRDSAPFVLALNAAPFSYDALPFVNVALLLAQVPVPIPAILGHAEDLGILVQQDLGDVTLQAHVGAAAEAAHAALYRQAIQFIADIQRRGQELASDRYIPYSIAFDVEKLTWEFDFFVKHFVGGYRGATITPAAREAISQECGAIVEELAGEPRVLCHRDYHSRNLMLRGDQLFIIDFQDARMGPDTYDLVSLLRDSYVDIGEDDVQQFIAYFLALKGSPTSQTDLAEFRRRFDLMALQRNLKALGTFGYQTATRRNSVYIQYIPRTLRHARTNLSRYPRFARLRDLLAAHIEEFR; from the coding sequence ATGTCGACGCTCACTGCTGCCCCGGATGTCCCGCTGCCCGATCAGATCAACGCCTACCTCGATCGGGCGGGCCTGGCCGCGGCTGGCGCCCGTGTGCTGCCGTTGACCGGCGATGCGTCCGACAGGCAGTACTTCCGGGTGATTCCGCGGGACAGCGCGCCGTTTGTGCTGGCGTTGAACGCAGCGCCTTTCAGTTACGACGCCCTGCCCTTCGTGAACGTCGCATTGTTACTCGCCCAGGTCCCCGTCCCGATTCCAGCGATTCTCGGGCACGCCGAAGACCTCGGCATCCTCGTCCAGCAGGACCTGGGCGATGTCACGCTCCAGGCTCACGTGGGCGCGGCCGCCGAGGCGGCCCATGCGGCGCTCTACCGCCAGGCCATCCAGTTCATCGCGGACATCCAGCGGCGAGGCCAGGAACTGGCATCTGACCGCTACATTCCGTACTCGATCGCATTCGACGTCGAGAAGCTGACATGGGAGTTCGACTTCTTCGTCAAACATTTCGTCGGCGGATACCGGGGCGCCACCATCACGCCTGCCGCGCGCGAAGCCATCAGCCAGGAGTGCGGAGCCATTGTGGAGGAACTGGCCGGCGAGCCGCGCGTCCTCTGCCATCGCGACTATCACAGTCGCAATCTGATGCTTCGCGGCGACCAGCTCTTCATCATCGATTTTCAGGACGCACGGATGGGCCCGGATACCTATGACCTCGTCTCCCTCTTACGCGATTCGTACGTGGACATCGGCGAGGACGACGTCCAGCAGTTCATCGCCTACTTCCTCGCGCTCAAGGGATCCCCGACGTCGCAGACGGACCTTGCCGAATTCAGGCGACGATTCGACCTGATGGCGCTGCAGCGCAACCTGAAGGCCCTCGGCACCTTCGGCTACCAGACCGCCACCCGTCGGAACTCGGTCTACATTCAGTACATCCCGCGCACGCTTCGTCACGCCCGCACCAACCTCTCCAGGTACCCCCGATTCGCGCGGCTGCGCGACCTGCTGGCGGCCCACATCGAGGAGTTCCGGTAG
- a CDS encoding NDP-sugar synthase yields the protein MTAAADRRSTHDPAWPAMVLTAGLGTRLRPLSLLCAKPALPVAGVPLVGRILRWLSASDVRSTVLNLHHLPATITAAVGDGTGFGVQVRYSWERTILGSAGGPARALPLVGADQFFVVNGDTLTDVNLAALATDHQQSGAQVTLALVPNPDPLHYGGVTVDGDGRVTGFTPPGPANMGLHFIGVQAVDADVFAPLDPDVPAETINGIYRRMMARRPGCVRAFVSGAAFRDIGTAADYLDTCLDIARIEHVGECLLGRGVTVADGARVTNCVLWDDVRVGHGVTLDRSVVAAGVSIPDGARHERSIIRPRDGPPAEPGEHVVGDLLVSSIDARRPAASEEG from the coding sequence ATGACGGCGGCTGCCGACAGGCGATCCACGCACGATCCGGCGTGGCCGGCGATGGTGCTGACGGCCGGTCTCGGTACTCGCCTGCGCCCGCTGTCGCTGCTGTGCGCCAAGCCGGCCCTGCCCGTCGCGGGGGTGCCGCTTGTCGGGCGCATCCTCCGCTGGCTATCCGCGTCGGACGTCCGCTCGACGGTGCTCAATCTGCATCATCTGCCAGCGACCATCACGGCAGCGGTCGGCGACGGCACCGGGTTCGGCGTGCAGGTGCGCTACTCGTGGGAACGCACCATCCTCGGCAGTGCGGGCGGCCCGGCCCGTGCGCTGCCGCTCGTGGGCGCGGACCAGTTCTTCGTCGTCAACGGCGACACGTTGACAGACGTCAACCTCGCCGCGCTCGCAACTGACCACCAGCAGTCGGGCGCGCAGGTCACCCTGGCGCTCGTCCCCAATCCGGACCCGCTTCACTATGGCGGTGTGACGGTTGACGGGGATGGACGGGTCACCGGGTTCACGCCACCCGGACCCGCGAACATGGGCCTCCACTTCATCGGTGTGCAGGCCGTGGACGCAGACGTGTTCGCCCCGCTCGATCCGGACGTGCCGGCCGAGACCATCAATGGCATCTACCGCCGAATGATGGCGCGACGTCCGGGATGCGTACGCGCGTTTGTCAGCGGCGCGGCGTTTCGCGACATCGGCACCGCGGCAGACTACCTCGACACATGCCTCGACATCGCGCGGATCGAACACGTGGGCGAGTGCCTGCTGGGGCGCGGCGTGACCGTGGCCGACGGTGCGCGCGTCACGAACTGCGTCCTGTGGGATGATGTGCGGGTCGGACACGGCGTGACGCTCGATCGGTCGGTCGTTGCCGCTGGCGTCTCGATCCCGGACGGCGCGCGCCACGAGCGATCGATCATCCGGCCTCGCGATGGCCCGCCCGCCGAACCCGGGGAACACGTGGTCGGAGATCTGCTCGTGTCGTCGATTGACGCGCGGCGACCGGCCGCCTCAGAAGAAGGATAG
- a CDS encoding class IV adenylate cyclase codes for MLEREVKLRFDTPGQARAAVIAAGAAPLRPRRLQQDSLFDTDDESLRRKRCVLRIRQDGSTGILTFKGPVQPGPMKQREELETAAADGDMLRQIFDRLDLRAWFRYEKYREEFTAEGVIIAVDETPVGTFVEIEGTSDGITEMAAAMGKGAGDFILDSYYGLFMKTREALGFKGHDMVFDDPGRSQ; via the coding sequence ATGCTCGAACGGGAAGTGAAGCTTCGATTCGACACCCCCGGTCAGGCCCGCGCGGCGGTCATCGCGGCCGGAGCCGCGCCGCTTCGCCCGCGGCGACTGCAGCAGGACAGCCTGTTCGACACCGACGATGAGTCGCTGCGGCGCAAGCGTTGCGTGCTGCGCATCCGGCAAGACGGGTCGACGGGCATCCTGACGTTCAAGGGACCGGTACAGCCGGGGCCGATGAAGCAGCGCGAGGAGCTCGAAACCGCCGCAGCCGACGGCGACATGCTTCGACAGATCTTTGACCGCCTCGACTTGCGCGCCTGGTTCCGGTACGAGAAGTACCGCGAGGAGTTCACGGCCGAGGGCGTCATCATCGCCGTGGACGAAACACCGGTGGGCACCTTCGTCGAAATCGAGGGCACCTCGGATGGCATCACCGAGATGGCCGCGGCGATGGGCAAGGGCGCGGGCGACTTCATTCTCGATTCGTACTACGGGCTCTTCATGAAGACGCGCGAAGCGCTCGGATTCAAGGGCCACGACATGGTCTTCGACGACCCGGGCCGCTCCCAATGA
- a CDS encoding SAM-dependent methyltransferase gives MESDCRALLVDRIRQSGPITVAQYMEVALYAPGSGYYARAVQRSGRAGDFVTSVDVSPLFGELLAVQIAELWHQLPPDGGAGPGHLHLVEAGAGNGRLSCDILDALSRRDPSLYETIRLHLVERSAAARAAQPDTLGPHRRTLTSSSPDLPDTGAGVLLANELLDAFPVHLVVMTPAGLGEIYIDVDGESLVERLGPPSTERLAHYFEDLGITLHPGATVDVNLGAVDWIHDASRRLARGFVILIDYGYEARTMYAQPNAVATLTAFSRHMADPPGPGSRGTPSWLVAPGTRDLTSHVDFTTLRREAGRAGLSTLLVSSQSRFLLDLVERSGLVGDLERPDRLRDRLALKSLLVPGGFGSSHTVLVFGKNVERAAVPPASDVVTAP, from the coding sequence ATCCGACTGCCGCGCGCTCCTTGTTGATCGCATCCGGCAGTCGGGCCCGATCACGGTGGCCCAGTACATGGAGGTGGCGCTCTACGCGCCAGGCTCCGGTTATTACGCCCGCGCGGTCCAGCGATCAGGCCGCGCGGGCGATTTTGTCACCAGCGTGGATGTGAGCCCTCTCTTCGGCGAACTGCTGGCTGTCCAGATCGCCGAACTGTGGCATCAATTGCCGCCCGACGGCGGCGCCGGACCAGGACACCTCCACCTGGTCGAAGCCGGGGCCGGCAACGGACGCCTGTCGTGCGACATCCTTGACGCGCTCTCGCGACGGGATCCGTCGCTCTACGAAACGATCCGGCTCCACCTTGTTGAACGTAGTGCGGCGGCGCGTGCTGCGCAACCCGACACGCTTGGTCCCCACCGACGCACGCTGACCTCGTCATCGCCCGACCTGCCAGATACCGGTGCCGGCGTGCTGCTCGCCAACGAACTGCTCGACGCGTTTCCCGTGCATCTGGTGGTGATGACGCCCGCGGGCCTGGGCGAGATCTACATCGACGTGGATGGCGAGTCGCTGGTCGAACGCCTGGGGCCACCTTCGACCGAACGACTGGCCCACTACTTTGAGGATCTCGGCATCACGCTGCACCCGGGGGCCACCGTCGACGTCAATCTTGGCGCGGTCGACTGGATTCACGACGCGTCACGCCGTCTTGCACGCGGCTTCGTGATTCTCATCGACTACGGCTACGAGGCCCGGACGATGTACGCACAGCCGAACGCCGTGGCCACCCTGACGGCATTCTCGCGGCACATGGCCGATCCGCCCGGGCCGGGCAGCCGGGGCACGCCGTCGTGGCTCGTGGCGCCGGGCACTCGCGATCTGACGTCGCACGTCGATTTCACGACGCTCAGGCGCGAAGCGGGGCGCGCGGGGCTGTCGACGCTACTGGTCTCGAGCCAGTCGCGATTCCTGCTCGACCTGGTCGAGCGCAGCGGGCTCGTCGGCGATCTGGAGCGTCCGGATCGGCTGCGCGATCGCCTGGCGCTCAAGTCGCTGCTCGTCCCGGGGGGCTTCGGCAGCAGCCATACCGTGCTCGTGTTCGGCAAGAACGTCGAGAGGGCCGCCGTCCCGCCGGCGAGCGACGTTGTCACCGCGCCCTGA